Genomic DNA from Mycolicibacterium helvum:
CCGGCGAAGTTGTCGGGGTCGCGCAGCGTTCCGCTGGTGGACGGGAAGATGACGGATTGCTGGCCAAGGTACGGCAGGTTCCGGCGCTCGGTGAGCGTCGCTATGGCGAAGGCTGGCAGCGGGATGACCCGTCGGCCGGCGGCGGTCTTGGTCTCGTCAACCCGAACGAGGCCGTTCGCCTTCTCCCGGATGACTTTGCCGGAGACCGAGATAGTTCCGGCATCGGCGTCGAAGTCGGTCCAGCGCAGCGCCAGCAGTTCGGAGCGGCGTAGGCCGGTGGCGATCAGGAGGGTGATCGGGTCGGTCAGATCGCGCTTTTGGCACGTTTCTGAGGCCTTCAGCTTGGCGAGGAGGTCACGCAGTTGGTCCGCGGTGAGCGCCTGGGCGCCTTTGGGCTGTTCCTTGGACTTGATCGCCTGAACGTCGCGCACCGGATTGGCGCCGAGGACGTTGTTGAGGACCGCGAGTTGGAGTGCTCCGCGCAGCAGGGTCCTGGATTGGCGAGCCATGACAGCCCCGTGAGCGGTGCGCATGGACCGCAGGGCCGCGTCCAGTCTGGCGGCGGACGCCTCCCCCACTTTCACGCCGGCCATGAACTTAGTCAGCTTGGTGGCGGTGTAGCGGTAAGTGTCGAGTGTGCGGGCAGAACGACCGTCTTCGGCCAACCGTTCGATGTGTTGGTCCACCAGAGTCATGACCAAGGTCTCCAGGCCGATCGAGCCTGCCCCGGAGGGCGGTCGACGATCGGCGAGCGCCTCGATTAGTGCGTCAGCGGCGAGCTTGCCGTACTTGTCATATTCATCGGGCGGTCCAAGCCGTTGAACCTTGCGCGTGACGCCGTCGGCGTCACGAAAACCGGCACTGCGCCAACCAGATTCCGCCGCCAAGGTGCTTGCGCGTGATGTTGCCGTGTTGGCCGATGCGCAATGATGGCCGGCCGGCCACGACTTATTCCTGCCCCGGCGAGCGTTGCGTCGCCCGCTGGAACTCTGATACCGCGATCATTGACCGATCATACTTAAGCCGAGTCGCGCTTGCCTTCAGCGAATTGCTTTCTTTCCCAGTCAATTACGTCGCTTAGCAGGTACCGGACGTGCCGCCCGAACTTGGCGTACCGCGGACCAGTCCCCTTCGAGGCCCACTCGGCCGGCGTCTTGACTGGCAGCCCGTATCGGTCGGCGAGATCTTGGCGGGTAAGCCACTTGTCATCGGGGTTCTCATCCATGGCGGTCACTTCCTTCGGGTCCGCCCCAGGTCGGGTGATTCAACTGTAAGTCGGCCCGTGGGCAGTAGCTGCGGTGATTTCGGACAGGATCGCCCCCGGCGCCCGCGGACTATCGGAAGTAGCCAGCCCCGGACCGACCTCGCAGCTCATCCGTGCCGACGCAGTCTTATCGATTCTCACGTGAGCCCATCCGTCCTCCGCCCGGCTGAACCCTTGGCACTTGTGCACTCATGCGATTTCCCAATATGTTCGGCCACAAATTGCCGGCTTACGTCGGTCCAGGCCTTTGTTCTCTGGGTCCGACCGAGAGAATTAAACCTGCGATCGCTCGATCCCCGGGCCACAACACTGAGTTCGCGCGTATTAGCGCGCAGCTACCCAAAGAGCGTTAGCCGACCAGCGGACTCCCCTCGTCATCCTCATCGTCAGAGACCTCGACGCGGGCGAGGACCTCTCCCGTGGGACCGTAAATCGTCACCGCAACAATCGGTTTCGCTTCACCTTCGGCTACAGGTGGTTCACGACGGATGCGCTTGCGGGCCCAGGCGACTGCACCGCGGACCGCGGCGGTGGACAGGTCGCCGATCAAGCCTGAGGTGGCCGCTCCTGCAATGAATATCGCTACTGATTCCAAGATCGGGCCTAGGCCGCCCGGCTCTCGGTAGTAAAGATCGGCGGCCAGTCCTTCGGCGGCGAGAAACTCCGGCAGCTCCTCGACGAGGGCAACTTGGTCGGGTTCCATATAGTCGGTCCGGCCGAGCACCTCAACGTGGACCGAGGGACGCTTAAAAGTTGAGTTCTCGACCGGATCGCCGACCAGCATGTTGACTTCGTCGTTATTGATAGCGACCTTTCGCAGGAGTTCACCATTCGGCCCGAATATCGACACGCTTACTGTCGGCCGCCGGTCGGCAGTGGGGTCGTCGTCGGGGCCCGTGGCGCCGGTTGGCACACGCGCACCCGGCGGTTCCCTGCGTATCCGCTCGCGCGCCCACTTGATCGCCCCAGTCATCGACGCCCACGCGACGCCACCGATGAGACCCGCGGCGACGTTGTTTCCGATGAACACCGAGAGGGTCTCGATCGGCGCCCATAGATCTGCGCCGCCCGCCCGGCGATAGTGAAGGCGAGCCGTCACACCCTCAGCGGCAAGGTACGCGGGTAACTCGTCCAGGAAAGCCCGTTGGGGTGGACTCCCGTCGTGGATACTGCCGAGCACCTCGACGTCCACGACGATCTGCGTGCTGGCTGCCTCGACCGGGTGACCCGTCATACCAAAGAACCCTATCGGCGGCGCCGTCGTCGGCCCTGACTCACCGCAACGGCGTCGCGCCATCATCACGACTGCGAACGGGCCGGGGCGGCAGTCGGACCTTAGCGTTGTACTCGACCGGTGCGGCTTCGCGGCGGTCGCGGACAGCTTCACCGAGGCTGCACCCGACGGCCGGCGCCGTTGCTGTGAATCGGCGCACTCGGCTGAGCACTCCCGGCAAAAGCCAGCGCTGATGGTCTGATGGTGTCCCTGGCCCGTGCGACGCTTGGACCGTGACCGACGGCGCCGCGCCACGCGAACAGCGATTTAACGCGGACTGGGACGACCAGCAGCGGTTTGAGGGCGTGGTCGCATTCTCGTTCGTGCTGCCATTTCTGCTTCCGCTGGAACCGCAGACGATACCGATCGGCGTCGACGACGAGTACCTGCGAATCCGCGGCGTGACACCAGCCGGGATTGACGACGCCTGGATGCAGATGCCGCTCAGCTGCTTGACGATGTGGTCAGTGGCGGCTGAAGAAACGAACCCTGTCGTCGAGGACGCGACGGTGGCATCCGCTGGGCTGGCCCAAATCACCGGCCGAGAGCCTCTGCCCGCTCCGCCGCGCAGCGATGACTACGGCCGGAGACGCTCGGCTGTGATCGTTCTGATGCCGGTCAAGAGCCGCGCCGCTGCCCTCACCCCACCGCACGACGGCAAAGTGGATCCGCTTACGCTCGCGCACTGGCTGATCGCCGATGCTGTGCGGTCATCGCGGATAGCTTCCATGGCCCCGATCCCGGAGCTGCACTACCGATCACTGAACCCGATCGTCCCCGCCACGTTCGGAGCTGTGGGCGAAGGTGGACAACTCAGATTCGACGACAAGCAGACAGTTATCTTCCTCGACCACCTCCCCGCGAAGCTCGCTCCGCCGCCGACAATCGACCCAGCTGTGGCCGGCAGGATCTTCGGGGAACTCACTCGCGGCAGCATCAGCGCGCTGGTCCGCGATCACTTCGCTCGCGCGTACGCCGAACACTCTTCGGGCGACCGCAGAGCGTCGGTCCTCAGTCTCGCCATCACATGTGAGCTGATGCTTGACAGCACCCTGGCTGCGATGCTGTGGGAAGAAGGTCAGACGCCCGTCCAGGCCGCGCAAGTGTGGGCCAACACTAGTTCGATCACGCAACGGGTGAAGTCGTTTTATGCGGGCCGTCTCGGCGGCAGTTGGCACGTCGACGGCGACGGTCCGGTCGGTCGCTGGCGTGAACACATCGTCGATGTCCGAAACAGCGTCATCCATTCCGGCCGTACCCCGTCGGAACCGGAGTCGAAGCACTGTGGGGAGGTGACGTCCGAGCTGCTCACCTTCGTGAGCAAGCGCTTGGTGCTCAAGTGGAAGGCATACCCGAAGACGCTGGCGGTGTTGTGCGGGCCGTCGTCGGTCGAAAATCACGCCTCAAAGAAACAGCGTGACAGGGTATTTGCGGAGCTCGAACGCTGCTCAACGTTCGCCGTCGAATTCCACAGATGGCGCGATGAGTGGCTGCGGGAACGCACCCTGTTGTAACCAATCGGCTCCTCGGTTCACCGCTCCTAATCCGCCTGCACCACGTTGCCCCCGCGGTCCCGCAGCTCCAGCCTCAATGTCATCCCGTGCGGCCGCCCTGTGGTGCGGATGCGGTACAGGCACCACGCCTGCTGCACTACCCGCCGCGCTATGGCGAGCTCAGTGAGGAACAGACCAGTGTTCGGTACCCGCGCGCTCATCCGTCCGTGCTCGTACATGGGCTTGCTGTCCACCTCAGCGGTCACCGTGCTCAGCGCCCAGGTCTTCGCGTGGCTGACGCCTGAACAGATCCGCCAAGCGGTAAGGAGGGACTCCGGGTGCCCGGGCAGGTCATCGATCGATGCGATCAGATTCTCAAATCCGCCGGACCTCCCGGCCGCCAAGCTAATGCCCAACTTCTGCGCGGCTTCGGTGGCCCATTGCTGTCGTTCCTGGTGTTCACCGCCGTCGTCGAGAGGTGTTCCGCTGTACGCCTTCTCTGAGTACCGCCACGACTCGCGGTGCTGCCAGACGAGCCTGGCGAGCCGAGTATCGACGTCCTCCGGCATGAGCAGCCAGACTGCGGCGCCAGCTGACTCATAGGCTGCCCGCAGGAGTGCGAACTGCGGAGTTGTCCACTGCCAATTGAGCATCAAGGTGCAGGCGGCCTCGACGTTCTCGACGGCGTACAGGATCCCACGGCGGGCCAGGCTCGCCGCCCAGATGTCAGGGAAGCGGGCTTCGTCGTCCGCGAGGTCACTGTTGGGCTCGGCGTGGTGACCGGGCTTCTGCTCCACGAGTGATCCGATTTCGAGTACGCGGTCCAGTTCGCTACGGATGTCGCGGTCGATGTCGGCGCTGTTCGGGTCGGTCATCTCAAGGCTCGCCGCGTCCCGTCCGTCCGGGCATTGCTGTCATATCTGTGGTTGCTTGCCCATCCTCGGTTGGCGTTTCCGGCGTCGTACCACGCCCCTGCGCGGCCGCTCGCCGACTACGTCCCCTACCGGTCGTGTTCTCCGCCGGAGACTCCCCCAGAATCAAAAGATCGCTCTTGAACGCGGAGTGCAGGTCGTCGCGTAACTCCAGGTAAGACTTGCCGTCTAACGAATCCGCGACCGCCCCGCCCGATCCGCGCGCGTGGTCCTTCGCGATGATGTTCGATAGGTAGGTGAATCGGTGCAGGGCAGCGCATGATTCGTCAGCACCCAGCACCAAGAGGATATTCGTTAGGGTACGTGAGCGCTGCGTTAGCTCGTTGAATGCGTGTTGGTCTGCGACGCCCCACTTGTCGAGCGGATTGCGCGTGTTGCTACCCAAGAGGTCCTCCAACGAGCGGACGATTCCGAGAGCTTCTGCCATCCGCTCAGCAAGCTGAGACTGGCGGGCGAGTTTTGCATCTGCGACACGGTTGCTCCTCGAGTCTTTGGCTGCCGCACGGATCTGCCACCAAATCCCCCCAAGGGCAATAAAGGCAGCCAGAACGGTGATGCAGGCCGCGATGATTGTGGCCCATGAGATCGGCAGTCCGGTTTCGTGGGGCGAGAGCTTATCGACAACGTCGCTTGGCAGATTAACGATCACCACCTGCGTCGGAGTTGGGGTTGGCACGGGGATGGATGGAGTTGGCGGCGCGGTCGGAGACACGCTTGG
This window encodes:
- a CDS encoding site-specific integrase; the protein is MAAESGWRSAGFRDADGVTRKVQRLGPPDEYDKYGKLAADALIEALADRRPPSGAGSIGLETLVMTLVDQHIERLAEDGRSARTLDTYRYTATKLTKFMAGVKVGEASAARLDAALRSMRTAHGAVMARQSRTLLRGALQLAVLNNVLGANPVRDVQAIKSKEQPKGAQALTADQLRDLLAKLKASETCQKRDLTDPITLLIATGLRRSELLALRWTDFDADAGTISVSGKVIREKANGLVRVDETKTAAGRRVIPLPAFAIATLTERRNLPYLGQQSVIFPSTSGTLRDPDNFAGQWRRIRDELGVPDISSHSFRKTVATLIDDAGLSARIGADHLGHAKVSMTQDRYMSRGRVHNQVADLLDNAVADNSGPL
- a CDS encoding helix-turn-helix transcriptional regulator: MDENPDDKWLTRQDLADRYGLPVKTPAEWASKGTGPRYAKFGRHVRYLLSDVIDWERKQFAEGKRDSA